GACTTGCGAAACTTATTGAGTTAATTCAACAATATTGTGGCAAATTAAACATACTTTCTGGAAATTGCATGTTGTCAATTGACTCAAATTCACCTAATATGTCTTATATCCCTCTTAGTTATGAGTGGGATGGTGTTGTTATTAAATGTCAATTAAATGTAGCTAAACTAAAAGCTCAGACAGCATCAACTAATTCTGAACTTAGTGATATTTTAGCAGCATTAACCAGTTAAAATCAGGAGTTATCATCATGGAACAAACTATTCGCTTACCTAGCGGTAGCCTTGCTTCTCGTCGCTCCGCTATTCCTTTTCGAGATCAAATTATTAGTCTCATTGAAGACAAGAATTGTTCGAAAATTACCCTTGATCTCAGAAATACAGAAATCATTTCAGGCTCGTTTGCAGATGAATGTGTAGGTATTTTAGTCAAAATTTATGGCTGGGATACCGTTAAATCAAAAATACGTTTAATCAATGGTAATGGGCAAGCGGAAAAAAGTATTGCAAAGGCTATTTTGGATAGAAAAAATGAACTATCTAACACACATGAAATTTCTAATAAGAAAATAAAAACATTAGATTTTGTAATGGCTTAATTATATTTAAAAATAAAAAGGTCATCTGAAAATAGTCACCGTAGTCGGATACTCGTATCCGGCATTTGAGAGACCCTTTGTCGGATTCAAGAATCCGACCTACTACTGCTTACCTTATTGATGATACTAAAACCAAACCTACGCAAATGCCTGTCTGAAACCTTTTTCAGACAGGCATTTCGTATTCTGCCCCGTAAAACAAAACCGCATACGCTTAAGGGTTGAACAATGTTACAATACGCGGCTTTCATTTTTAAAACTTAAGGAAAATAATGCTTTACGCGATCATAGCGGTGATTATCGGTTTGGTGCTGCTGGTTTGGAGCGCAGACCGTTTTATTGACGGTTCGGCGGCCACGGCGCGTCATTTTGGGATGCCGCCTTTGTTAATCGGCATGGTGATTGTGGGCTTCGGCACGTCGGCGCCGGAAATTGTGGTGTCGGTGATGTCGGCGCTCGACGGCAGCCCGGGCATTGCGCTGGGCAATGCTTATGGCTCGAATATTGCGAATATTGCGCTGATTTTAGGGATTACGGCGCTGATCAGCCCGATTGTGGTGCAGCCGCAGATTGTAAAAAAAGAGATGCCGGTTTTGCTGGGCATTACGGCTTTGTCGGTGCTACTGCTGCTTGACGGTAGGCTGGCGGTGTGGGACGGCGCGGTTTTGCTGCTTGTGTTGGGCGCTTATATGGTGCGCACGGTTATGCAGAATCTGAAAGGTGCGGATAACTTGATTGAAGATATTTCGGCTGAATTGGAAAACACGCAAATGTCTTTAAGAAGGGGCTTGTTTTGGCTGGCTTTGGGCTTGCTGGTGTTGGTGTTGAGCTCGCGCCTGCTGGTGTGGGGCGCGGTTACGGTGGCGCAGAGCCTGGGGGTGAGTGATTTGGTTATCGGTTTAACGGTGGTGGCCATCGGCACTTCCCTGCCGGAGCTGGCTTCTTCTGTGGTGGCAGCGCGCAAGGGCGAGCATGATATTGCGCTGGGCAATGTGGTGGGGTCGAACTTGTTCAACACTTTGGCGGTGGTGGGTTTGGCGGCCGTGATTTCACCGATGGACGTGGCGCCGGAAATTCTGAATCGTGACGTGGTGGTGATGTCGGCATTAACTGTGTTGCTGTTTGTGTTTTGCTTGGGCAAGGGCGGCTTCGGCAAAGTCGGCCGCCTCAAAGGCTTGGTGCTGCTGGCGGCTTATACTGCTTATACGGTTTATTTGATTATGGGCAGCTTTCCTGCGGCATAATAATCATGCCTGTCTGAAAAATGTTTTCAGACAGGCTTAGATTCGAATTTCAAGTGCAACACTCAGGCAGTAGAGGTTGGAACAGATTCAAGAATAAAACACTTGGCGTTTCATAGCCAAGTGTTTTTCTTGGCCTATGGTTCAGTTCATCTTGAACCCTGCGTATCTCCCGATGGCTGATGTTGCGGAAATCGGTTTGTTTGGGGAAATATTGGCGGATGAGTCCGTTGGTATTTTCATTCAGCCCTTTCTCCCAAGAATGGTAGGGGCGGCAAAAATAGGTTTCTGCCTCCAATGCCCGGGCTATTCGGATGTGTCGGTAGAATTCTTTGCCGTTATCCATGGTGATGGTGTGTACCCTGTTTTTATGCGCCTTCAATACCCTGATGACTGCGCGGGCGGTGTCTTTGGCTTTGAAGTTCTTCAACTTGCAGATGATGGTGTAGCGGGTAACCCGCCCGACCAAGGTCGGTAATGCGCTTTTCTGATCTTTGCCGACGACGGTGTCGGCTTCCCAATCGCCGATGCGGGATTTTTGGTCGACGATGGCGGGTCGGTTTTCTATGCCGATGCGGTTGGGCACTTTTCCTCTAGTCCATGTGCTGCCGTAGCGTTTACGGTAGGGTTTGCGGGCTATTCTGAGATGTTGCCATAGTGTACCGCCGTTGCTTTTGTTTTGATGCAGATAGCGGTAAACGGTGCTGTGGTGGAGTGTGATTTGGTGGTGCTTGTACAGATAGGCGCACACTTGTTCGGGACTGAGTTTGAGTCGGATGAGGGTATCGATGTGTTGAATCAGCCGGGAATGGAGCTTATAGGGTTTTCGCTTACGCTGTTTGGTAAGCCGGCTTTGCTGTTGGGCTTTTTCGGCGTTGTATGGCTTTTTCTGTGTACTGTGCCGTCTGATTTCGCGGCTGATGGTGCTTTTGTGGCGGTTAAGCAGTTTGGCGATTTCGGTAACGGTGTGGTGGCGGGATAGGTATTGGATGTGGTATCGTTCGTCTTGGGTCAGTTGTGTGTAGCTCATGGCAATCTTTCTTGCAGGAAAGGCCGTATGCTACCGCATACCGGCCTTTTTCTGTTATGGAAAGTTGCACTTCAAATCCGAATCCGCTAGGTATTTAAAAGCCCTGTTAGAAACAGGGCTTTTATAAACACCATTACAATTAACGTTCGGTCAACGCTTGTTTCATACGGGTAATCGGCTTGATCAGGTATTGGAATACGGTTTTCTCGCCTGTTTTCACATCCACAGTTGCCACCATACCCGGAATAATCGGCATATCCTTACCGTTACGGTCTTTCAAGCTATTAGCATCTGTTTGTACCAAAATACGGTAATAAACTTGGTTTGGATCTAATTTCAATTCATCGGTACGAGCCTGATTACTGATGGTATCCG
This portion of the Neisseria canis genome encodes:
- a CDS encoding IS30 family transposase, whose translation is MSYTQLTQDERYHIQYLSRHHTVTEIAKLLNRHKSTISREIRRHSTQKKPYNAEKAQQQSRLTKQRKRKPYKLHSRLIQHIDTLIRLKLSPEQVCAYLYKHHQITLHHSTVYRYLHQNKSNGGTLWQHLRIARKPYRKRYGSTWTRGKVPNRIGIENRPAIVDQKSRIGDWEADTVVGKDQKSALPTLVGRVTRYTIICKLKNFKAKDTARAVIRVLKAHKNRVHTITMDNGKEFYRHIRIARALEAETYFCRPYHSWEKGLNENTNGLIRQYFPKQTDFRNISHREIRRVQDELNHRPRKTLGYETPSVLFLNLFQPLLPECCT
- a CDS encoding calcium/sodium antiporter, with the translated sequence MLYAIIAVIIGLVLLVWSADRFIDGSAATARHFGMPPLLIGMVIVGFGTSAPEIVVSVMSALDGSPGIALGNAYGSNIANIALILGITALISPIVVQPQIVKKEMPVLLGITALSVLLLLDGRLAVWDGAVLLLVLGAYMVRTVMQNLKGADNLIEDISAELENTQMSLRRGLFWLALGLLVLVLSSRLLVWGAVTVAQSLGVSDLVIGLTVVAIGTSLPELASSVVAARKGEHDIALGNVVGSNLFNTLAVVGLAAVISPMDVAPEILNRDVVVMSALTVLLFVFCLGKGGFGKVGRLKGLVLLAAYTAYTVYLIMGSFPAA
- a CDS encoding STAS-like domain-containing protein, with product MEQTIRLPSGSLASRRSAIPFRDQIISLIEDKNCSKITLDLRNTEIISGSFADECVGILVKIYGWDTVKSKIRLINGNGQAEKSIAKAILDRKNELSNTHEISNKKIKTLDFVMA